The proteins below come from a single Triticum aestivum cultivar Chinese Spring chromosome 5D, IWGSC CS RefSeq v2.1, whole genome shotgun sequence genomic window:
- the LOC123119287 gene encoding heavy metal-associated isoprenylated plant protein 35, whose translation MASGEAAMQTFVLRVTIHCHGCKKKVRKVLKSIEGVQDVKVDAQLHKVMVTGTVDAETLIKRLHKSGKQALPWQHTPAKNPDPAPPTPADAPAPAEDGSKDAAVADKKPAEEPQADSSDKRPEQETASEKKKPETEKEAESEKKAGKEEEAKPRSSDEEKKDGGEGAAAEPKAEGTEPASEPAAAAKEAGDDEGEAKKKQSKPKDADRSLSPAPAPAHVPRYAHQEFNAPQPVMSYNMAQPRASVSHYAPQPERGYSQQQAGYSSYSMMQHPPAPAQQAYSQQAQPMQQWSPSYLYMPYPHASPESYYQDYYSPPGTHASPPPPPPLHDSYRLFDDENPNSCSVM comes from the exons ATGGCGTCGGGAGAAGCGGCCATGCAG ACCTTCGTGCTGAGGGTGACCATCCACTGCCATGGCTGCAAGAAGAAGGTCCGGAAGGTGCTCAAGAGCATCGAAG GCGTGCAGGACGTGAAGGTAGACGCCCAGCTGCACAAGGTGATGGTGACGGGCACCGTGGACGCCGAGACGCTCATCAAGAGGCTGCACAAGTCAGGCAAGCAGGCCCTGCCATGGCAACACACGCCTGCCAAGAATCCCGACCCTGCGCCGCCAACCCCAGCCGACGCCCCCGCGCCGGCCGAGGACGGCAGCAAGGATGCCGCTGTAGCGGACAAGAAGCCGGCGGAGGAGCCGCAGGCCGACAGCTCGGACAAGAGGCCGGAGCAGGAGACGGCCTCGGAGAAGAAGAAGCCTGAGACGGAGAAGGAAGCAGAATCTGAGAAGAAGGctggcaaggaggaggaggcgaaacCAAGGTCAAGCGACGAGGAAAAGAaagacggcggcgagggcgcggcGGCCGAGCCCAAAGCAGAGGGCACCGAGCCCGCGAGTGAACCCGCTGCCGCCGCAAAGGAGGCCGGCGATGATGAGGGCGAGGCGAAGAAGAAACAGAGCAAGCCCAAGGACGCCGATAGGTCCCTGTCCCCAGCGCCGGCGCCGGCCCATGTGCCGAGGTACGCGCACCAGGAATTCAACGCGCCGCAGCCGGTGATGAGCTACAACATGGCGCAGCCGAGGGCGAGCGTGTCCCACTACGCGCCGCAGCCGGAGCGGGGCTACTCGCAGCAGCAGGCCGGGTACTCCTCCTACTCCATGATGCAGCACCCACCGGCACCGGCGCAGCAGGCCTACTCCCAGCAGGCGCAGCCAATGCAGCAATGGTCGCCGTCGTACCTCTACATGCCGTACCCGCACGCGTCGCCGGAGTCCTACTACCAGGACTACTATAGCCCGCCCGGGACGcacgcgtcgccgccgcccccgccgccgctccACGACTCGTACCGCCTGTTCGACGACGAGAACCCCAACTCGTGCAGCGTCATGTGA